The following are encoded together in the Citrus sinensis cultivar Valencia sweet orange chromosome 1, DVS_A1.0, whole genome shotgun sequence genome:
- the LOC102610068 gene encoding probable protein phosphatase 2C 22 isoform X2: MEASEEIGRLENGSSSRSGRPPNPPTAADRTGLTNDRVVVPRKKSLVRHASLVKTTTALDVSVEPVLGVGNHETEFVPVVRSGACADIGLRPTMEDVFLCVDNFMSDYGLKNLIDEPSAFYGMFDGHGGKHAADFASCHLPRFITEDEEFPQEIERVVASAFLQTDSAFAEACSLDAALASGTTALAALVFGRRLVVANVGDCRAVLCRRGKAIEMSRDHKPVCSKEKKRIEASGGYVYDGYLNGQLNVARALGDWHVEGMKGADGGPLSAEPELMSTKLTEEDEFLIIACDGVWDVFMSQNAVDFARRRLQEHNDPVMCSKDLVDEALKRKSGDNLAVVVVCFQSQPPPNLIAPRSRVQRSFSAEGLRELQSFLDSLGN; the protein is encoded by the exons ATGGAGGCAAGTGAAGAAATTGGTCGTTTAGAGAATGGGAGTTCGAGCAGGAGTGGTCGCCCACCAAACCCTCCTACGGCGGCTGATCGTACGGGTTTGACGAATGACCGCGTGGTAGTGCCCCGTAAGAAGTCGCTCGTTCGCCACGCATctctt GTGAAGACAACGACGGCTTTGGATGTTTCTGTTGAACCTGTGCTTGGCGTTGGAAATCATGAGACTGAGTTTGTTCCAGTTGTCCGCTCTGGAGCATGTGCTGACATTGGACTTCGTCCAACCATGGAAgatgtatttttgtgtgttgaCAATTTTATGAGTGATTATGGACTCAAGAATTTAATAGATGAGCCCAGTGCCTTCTATGGg ATGTTTGACGGACATGGTGGAAAGCATGCTGCAGACTTTGCCAGCTGTCATTTGCCTAGATTCATCACTGAGGATGAGGAATTTCCTCAGGAAATTGAGAGGGTTGTTGCTTCAGCTTTTCTGCAAACTGATAGTGCTTTTGCAGAAGCTTGCTCCTTGGATGCTGCCCTTGCCTCTGGTACCACTGCATTAGCAGCTCTGGTTTTTGGGAG GAGGCTGGTGGTGGCAAATGTTGGAGATTGTCGAGCAGTTTTGTGTCGCCGTGGTAAAGCTATTGAAATGTCAAGGGATCATAAGCCTGTTTGCAGCAAAGAAAAGAAGCGCATTGAGGCATCTGGGGGGTATGTCTATGATGGTTACCTCAATGGGCAACTTAATGTAGCTCGGGCTTTAGGAGACTGGCACGTGGAAGGAATGAAAGGTGCAGATGGTGGCCCACTCAGTGCCGAGCCAGAGCTTATGTCTACGAAACTGACCGAGGAGGATGAATTCCTCATCATAGCATGCGATGGGGTCTGGGATGTGTTTATGAGCCAAAATGCTGTGGATTTTGCTCGGAGGAGGCTTCAGGAGCACAATGATCCAGTCATGTGTAGCAAGGATCTTGTTGATGAGGCATTGAAGAGAAAGAGCGGGGATAATTTAGCTGTAGTTGTGGTTTGCTTTCAATCCCAGCCTCCTCCAAACTTGATTGCTCCGCGCTCAAGGGTGCAAAGGAGCTTTTCTGCTGAGGGTTTGAGGGAGTTGCAAAGCTTCTTGGATAGCTTAGGAAATTGA
- the LOC102610068 gene encoding probable protein phosphatase 2C 22 isoform X3, with protein MEASEEIGRLENGSSSRSGRPPNPPTAADRTGLTNDRVVVPRKKSLVRHASLMFDGHGGKHAADFASCHLPRFITEDEEFPQEIERVVASAFLQTDSAFAEACSLDAALASGTTALAALVFGRRLVVANVGDCRAVLCRRGKAIEMSRDHKPVCSKEKKRIEASGGYVYDGYLNGQLNVARALGDWHVEGMKGADGGPLSAEPELMSTKLTEEDEFLIIACDGVWDVFMSQNAVDFARRRLQEHNDPVMCSKDLVDEALKRKSGDNLAVVVVCFQSQPPPNLIAPRSRVQRSFSAEGLRELQSFLDSLGN; from the exons ATGGAGGCAAGTGAAGAAATTGGTCGTTTAGAGAATGGGAGTTCGAGCAGGAGTGGTCGCCCACCAAACCCTCCTACGGCGGCTGATCGTACGGGTTTGACGAATGACCGCGTGGTAGTGCCCCGTAAGAAGTCGCTCGTTCGCCACGCATctctt ATGTTTGACGGACATGGTGGAAAGCATGCTGCAGACTTTGCCAGCTGTCATTTGCCTAGATTCATCACTGAGGATGAGGAATTTCCTCAGGAAATTGAGAGGGTTGTTGCTTCAGCTTTTCTGCAAACTGATAGTGCTTTTGCAGAAGCTTGCTCCTTGGATGCTGCCCTTGCCTCTGGTACCACTGCATTAGCAGCTCTGGTTTTTGGGAG GAGGCTGGTGGTGGCAAATGTTGGAGATTGTCGAGCAGTTTTGTGTCGCCGTGGTAAAGCTATTGAAATGTCAAGGGATCATAAGCCTGTTTGCAGCAAAGAAAAGAAGCGCATTGAGGCATCTGGGGGGTATGTCTATGATGGTTACCTCAATGGGCAACTTAATGTAGCTCGGGCTTTAGGAGACTGGCACGTGGAAGGAATGAAAGGTGCAGATGGTGGCCCACTCAGTGCCGAGCCAGAGCTTATGTCTACGAAACTGACCGAGGAGGATGAATTCCTCATCATAGCATGCGATGGGGTCTGGGATGTGTTTATGAGCCAAAATGCTGTGGATTTTGCTCGGAGGAGGCTTCAGGAGCACAATGATCCAGTCATGTGTAGCAAGGATCTTGTTGATGAGGCATTGAAGAGAAAGAGCGGGGATAATTTAGCTGTAGTTGTGGTTTGCTTTCAATCCCAGCCTCCTCCAAACTTGATTGCTCCGCGCTCAAGGGTGCAAAGGAGCTTTTCTGCTGAGGGTTTGAGGGAGTTGCAAAGCTTCTTGGATAGCTTAGGAAATTGA
- the LOC102610068 gene encoding probable protein phosphatase 2C 22 isoform X1, translated as MEASEEIGRLENGSSSRSGRPPNPPTAADRTGLTNDRVVVPRKKSLVRHASLQVKTTTALDVSVEPVLGVGNHETEFVPVVRSGACADIGLRPTMEDVFLCVDNFMSDYGLKNLIDEPSAFYGMFDGHGGKHAADFASCHLPRFITEDEEFPQEIERVVASAFLQTDSAFAEACSLDAALASGTTALAALVFGRRLVVANVGDCRAVLCRRGKAIEMSRDHKPVCSKEKKRIEASGGYVYDGYLNGQLNVARALGDWHVEGMKGADGGPLSAEPELMSTKLTEEDEFLIIACDGVWDVFMSQNAVDFARRRLQEHNDPVMCSKDLVDEALKRKSGDNLAVVVVCFQSQPPPNLIAPRSRVQRSFSAEGLRELQSFLDSLGN; from the exons ATGGAGGCAAGTGAAGAAATTGGTCGTTTAGAGAATGGGAGTTCGAGCAGGAGTGGTCGCCCACCAAACCCTCCTACGGCGGCTGATCGTACGGGTTTGACGAATGACCGCGTGGTAGTGCCCCGTAAGAAGTCGCTCGTTCGCCACGCATctctt CAGGTGAAGACAACGACGGCTTTGGATGTTTCTGTTGAACCTGTGCTTGGCGTTGGAAATCATGAGACTGAGTTTGTTCCAGTTGTCCGCTCTGGAGCATGTGCTGACATTGGACTTCGTCCAACCATGGAAgatgtatttttgtgtgttgaCAATTTTATGAGTGATTATGGACTCAAGAATTTAATAGATGAGCCCAGTGCCTTCTATGGg ATGTTTGACGGACATGGTGGAAAGCATGCTGCAGACTTTGCCAGCTGTCATTTGCCTAGATTCATCACTGAGGATGAGGAATTTCCTCAGGAAATTGAGAGGGTTGTTGCTTCAGCTTTTCTGCAAACTGATAGTGCTTTTGCAGAAGCTTGCTCCTTGGATGCTGCCCTTGCCTCTGGTACCACTGCATTAGCAGCTCTGGTTTTTGGGAG GAGGCTGGTGGTGGCAAATGTTGGAGATTGTCGAGCAGTTTTGTGTCGCCGTGGTAAAGCTATTGAAATGTCAAGGGATCATAAGCCTGTTTGCAGCAAAGAAAAGAAGCGCATTGAGGCATCTGGGGGGTATGTCTATGATGGTTACCTCAATGGGCAACTTAATGTAGCTCGGGCTTTAGGAGACTGGCACGTGGAAGGAATGAAAGGTGCAGATGGTGGCCCACTCAGTGCCGAGCCAGAGCTTATGTCTACGAAACTGACCGAGGAGGATGAATTCCTCATCATAGCATGCGATGGGGTCTGGGATGTGTTTATGAGCCAAAATGCTGTGGATTTTGCTCGGAGGAGGCTTCAGGAGCACAATGATCCAGTCATGTGTAGCAAGGATCTTGTTGATGAGGCATTGAAGAGAAAGAGCGGGGATAATTTAGCTGTAGTTGTGGTTTGCTTTCAATCCCAGCCTCCTCCAAACTTGATTGCTCCGCGCTCAAGGGTGCAAAGGAGCTTTTCTGCTGAGGGTTTGAGGGAGTTGCAAAGCTTCTTGGATAGCTTAGGAAATTGA
- the LOC102613956 gene encoding protein ECERIFERUM 26-like, which translates to MTSEMITYICKRTVVSTKPAQAGKCNPLSVFDRLMEKNHIRIVYYFPSTRNGEPGVVTKKLRESLSHVLTCFPIVTGRLQKKDDGHWMIKCNDAGVRMVEARAQGSVEEWLKNVNRDKELMLVTWEDMFHKPYFWATFYVQLTEFEEGGLAIGFSCSHLLADPTSATMFVKAWADTTLAGTMLAPPFFHPLPPPRLGNKNPNHNPYTDLINHYKSTIDDRSPAFTNNITNYVTATLAFSGPMVQACMLDTSRPSPFEAMAGLLWVCVSKVKGMKQGLISMSICLDMRKQLGLDKGFFGNCLVYNKVHHAESLLDKSELSEAARAVGESVTKMNNERIMDLIEWLEHHDYEFPPLMNGHDLICANLEDLDPYATLFEEGFVPIRVSYYVEPVFGIGQILVLQSPPSEGPLSRMVMVTLPADELSKLCDDDLILRFNPTILMG; encoded by the exons ATGACCTCCGAAATGATCACATACATTTGCAAACGAACGGTGGTGAGCACAAAACCAGCGCAGGCCGGAAAGTGCAATCCGTTGTCGGTTTTTGATCGGCTCATGGAGAAGAATCACATACGGATCGTTTACTATTTCCCCTCCACACGAAATGGGGAACCCGGAGTGGTAACCAAGAAGCTGAGAGAGAGTTTATCACATGTGCTTACTTGTTTTCCTATAGTCACCGGACGGTTGCAGAAGAAAGATGACGGGCATTGGATGATCAAATGCAATGATGCTGGAGTTAGAATGGTGGAGGCCAGGGCTCAAGGGAGTGTAGAGGAATGGTTAAAGAATGTGAATAGAGACAAGGAGCTTATGCTCGTTACGTGGGAAGATATGTTTCATAAGCCTTACTTTTGGGCTACATTTTATGTTCAG CTGACTGAATTTGAAGAAGGTGGCCTAGCAATAGGCTTCAGCTGCAGCCATCTCCTTGCTGATCCCACTAGTGCTACCATGTTCGTCAAGGCCTGGGCTGACACAACCTTAGCCGGAACCATGTTGGCTCCGCCGTTTTTCCACCCGTTGCCGCCTCCAAGACTCGGCAACAAGAACCCAAACCACAATCCCTACACCGACTTAATCAACCATTACAAATCCACAATTGATGACAGATCACCTGCATTCACCAATAACATTACAAATTATGTAACAGCCACCCTAGCATTTTCAGGCCCTATGGTCCAAGCCTGCATGCTAGACACTTCGAGGCCATCTCCCTTCGAGGCAATGGCAGGGCTCTTGTGGGTTTGCGTAAGCAAGGTGAAAGGAATGAAACAAGGGCTGATAAGCATGTCTATTTGTTTAGATATGAGAAAACAGTTAGGGTTAGACAAAGGGTTTTTTGGAAACTGCCTGGTTTATAATAAGGTTCATCATGCAGAGTCATTATTGGACAAAAGTGAATTATCGGAAGCTGCTAGGGCTGTAGGAGAATCGGTGacaaaaatgaataatgaaaGAATCATGGATTTGATCGAATGGCTGGAGCACCATGATTACGAATTTCCTCCTTTGATGAACGGTCATGATCTGATTTGTGCTAACTTAGAGGATTTGGACCCATATGCGACTCTGTTTGAAGAAGGTTTTGTGCCAATAAGAGTTTCTTACTATGTAGAACCTGTGTTTGGGATTGGACAGATTCTGGTCCTTCAGTCACCGCCAAGTGAGGGTCCGCTGAGCAGGATGGTTATGGTTACTCTCCCTGCAGATGAGCTGAGTAAGCTGTGCGACGATGATCTTATTCTACGCTTTAATCCAACTATATTGATGGGATAA
- the LOC102609753 gene encoding protein CHLOROPLAST VESICULATION: MMAITYSFCLNLPSPSPPSKIIRSQTQAIAPPRRGDEKWRKQCVAGMAAACMAFGGVAIQMGESDGSAMAKEMTTTTTPTAEPKARWSEKRECPPWHLNSLETIVPENLPRPSAPRRWEAVGNRYLTKDAPPVKVTVTRGRNNCFSM, from the exons atGATGGCCATTACGTATAGTTTCTGTCTCAATCTCCCCTCTCCATCTCCCCCATCAAAGATAATTCGATCTCAAACTCAAGCTATTGCACC GCCGCGGCGTGGAGACGAGAAATGGAGAAAGCAATGCGTGGCGGGAATGGCGGCCGCGTGCATGGCATTCGGAGGAGTTGCTATACAAATGGGCGAGAGCGATGGCAGTGCGATGGCAAAGGAgatgacgacgacgacgacccCTACTGCAGAGCCGAAAGCGAGGTGGAGTGAAAAGAGAGAGTGCCCGCCGTGGCACCTCAATTCGTTGGAGACCATTGTGCCCGAGAATCTGCCGAGGCCATCGGCTCCGAGGAGATGGGAGGCTGTCGGTAACAGGTATCTTACTAAGGACGCCCCGCCAGTCAAAGTGACGGTTACAAGAGGCAGAAACAATTGCTTTTCCATGTAA
- the LOC102610776 gene encoding pleiotropic drug resistance protein 1-like: protein MQMDAGQASFRISSARLGSSSIWRNNTLDVFARSSREDTYDDDEALTWAAIEKLPTYLRVQRGMLTEDEGQAREVDIKNLGFIERRNLIERLLKIAEEDNEKFLLKLKDRIERVGLDIPTIEVRFEHLNVEAEAYIGSRALPTVFNSCANMLEGFLNYLHVLPSRKKPLTILHDVSGIIKPQRLTLLLGPPSSGKTTLLLALAGKLGKDLKFSGRVTYNGHGMEEFVPQRTSAYISQNDLHIGEMTVRETLAFSARCQGVGPRYEVLQELSRREKAANIKPDPDIDLIMKAASLEGQEKNVVTDYVLKILGLEVCADTMVGDEMLRGISGGQRKRLTTGEMLVGPARALFMDEISTGLDSSTTYQIVNSLRQSIHILNGTAVISLLQPAPETYELFDDLILLSDGQIVYQGPRENVLEFFERMGFKCPERKGVADFLQEVTSRKDQEQYWANKDEPYSFVTAKEFSEVFQSFHIGQKLGDELATPFDKSKSHPAALTTKKYGASKKELLKACFAREYLLMKRNSFVYFFKMFQIFFSASVAMTLFLRTEMHRSTVEDGGIYMGALFFAVITIMFNGFSELSMTIMKLPVFYKQRDFLFFPAWAYSLPTWILKIPITFIEVGIWVFMTYYVVGFESNIERFVKQYFLLLCVNQTASGLFRLMGALGRNIIVANTFGSFANLTVLVLGGFILSRDDVKKWWLWGYWFSPMMYGQNALAVNEFLGKSWGHVPPNSTEPLGVVILKSRGLFPNAYWYWIGVGALLGYVLLFNFLFTVALKYLDPFGKPQAILSEEALAKKNACKTEEPVELSSGVQSSYDRGNESHRNVSFRTLSARVRSFNEADQNRKRGMILPFEPHSITFDDIRYALDMPQEMKAQGIPDDRLEFLKGVSGAFRPGVLTALMGVSGAGKTTLMDVLAGRKTGGYVSGSITISGYPKNQETFARISGYCEQTDIHSPHVTVYESLVYSAWLRLPPEVDSDTRKMFVEEVMELVELNPIREALVGLPGVSGLSTEQRKRLTIAVELVANPSIIFMDEPTSGLDARAAAIVMRTVRNTVDTGRTVVCTIHQPSIDIFDAFDELLLMKRGGEEIYVGPLGRHCSQLIKYFEGIDGVPKIKEGYNPATWMLEVTTPAQEAALGINFAKVYKNSELYKGNKEMIKELSIPPPGSKNLYFQTRYSQSFFTQCMACLWKQHLSYWRNPPYTAVRLFFTTFIALMFGTIFWDIGSKRANRQDLFNAMGSMYAAILFLGVQNATSVQPVVAVERTVFYRERAAGMYSALPYAFGQVVIELPHIFIQAVIYGVIVYAMIGFDWTVSKFLWYLLFMYLTFLYFTLYGMMTVAVTPNHNIAAIIASAFYVLWNLFSGFIIPRPRMPIWWRWYCWICPVSWTLYGLVASQFGDVNDTFDSGQKVGDFVKDYFGYDHDMLGVVAVVHVGLVVLFGFTFAYSIKAFNFQHR from the exons ATGCAAATGGATGCAGGTCAAGCTTCATTTAGAATCAGCAGTGCACGTTTAGGCAGTTCAAGCATATGGAGAAACAATACGCTTGATGTTTTTGCAAGGTCTTCAAGAGAAGATacttatgatgatgatgaagcaTTGACATGGGCAGCTATCGAGAAACTGCCTACTTATCTGCGTGTGCAGAGAGGGATGCTTACTGAAGATGAAGGCCAAGCAAGGGAGGTTGATATTAAGAATCTTGGATTCATAGAAAGAAGGAATCTTATAGAGAGGCTTCTTAAAATTGCTGAAGAAGATAATGAGAAGTTCTTGTTGAAGCTCAAGGACCGCATTGAAAG GGTGGGGCTTGATATTCCCACAATTGAAGTCCGGTTCGAGCATTTAAATGTTGAAGCAGAAGCTTATATAGGAAGTAGAGCTTTACCAACTGTCTTCAATTCCTGTGCTAACATGTTAGAG GGCTTCTTGAATTACCTTCACGTTCTTCCAAGTAGAAAGAAACCACTAACAATTCTTCATGATGTAAGTGGAATCATCAAACCTCAAAG ATTGACATTGCTTTTAGGCCCTCCAAGCTCTGGAAAGACCACCTTACTATTAGCTTTGGCTGGAAAACTTGGAAAAGATTTGAAA TTTTCGGGTAGGGTCACATACAATGGACATGGAATGGAAGAGTTTGTGCCGCAAAGGACATCGGCTTATATAAGCCAGAATGATCTTCATATTGGAGAGATGACAGTGAGAGAGACACTGGCTTTCTCGGCAAGATGCCAAGGAGTTGGCCCCCGTTATG AGGTGTTGCAGGAACTGTCAAGAAGAGAAAAGGCTGCAAATATCAAGCCAGATCCTGATATTGATCTTATCATGAAg GCAGCATCATTAGAAGGGCAGGAGAAAAATGTGGTTACAGATTATGTGCTCAAG ATTTTGGGACTAGAAGTGTGCGCAGATACAATGGTGGGAGATGAAATGTTAAGAGGAATCTCTGGCGGGCAAAGGAAGCGTCTCACGACAGGGGAGATGCTTGTTGGGCCTGCAAGAGCACTTTTCATGGACGAAATATCTACTGGTTTGGACAGCTCAACGACTTACCAAATAGTGAACTCTTTGAGACAGTCCATTCACATTCTCAATGGAACTGCAGTAATCTCTCTTCTCCAGCCAGCACCGGAAACTTATGAACTGTTTGATGATCTAATTCTTCTCTCAGATGGGCAAATTGTTTACCAAGGTCCCCGTGAAAATGTGCTCGAGTTCTTTGAACGCATGGGCTTCAAGTGCCCCGAGAGGAAAGGAGTTGCTGACTTCTTACAAGAG GTGACTTCAAGGAAAGATCAAGAGCAGTACTGGGCAAATAAAGATGAGCCTTATAGCTTTGTTACTGCAAAGGAATTTTCTGAAGTGTTTCAATCATTTCATATTGGCCAAAAGCTAGGTGATGAGCTTGCTACTCCATTCGACAAGTCCAAAAGCCACCCCGCTGCTTTAACAACCAAGAAGTATGGTGCAAGCAAGAAGGAACTGTTGAAAGCTTGCTTCGCAAGAGAATATTTGCTCATGAAGAGGAACTCATTCGtctacttttttaaaatgtttcaG atATTTTTCTCGGCTTCTGTGGCAATGACTTTGTTTCTGAGAACTGAGATGCACCGGAGTACAGTAGAAGATGGTGGGATTTATATGGGAGCTTTGTTCTTTGCTGTCATCACAATAATGTTTAACGGATTCTCAGAGCTTTCAATGACTATCATGAAACTTCCTGTCTTTTACAAGCAAAGGgactttctcttttttcctgCATGGGCATACTCGTTACCTACGTGGATCCTTAAGATACCAATAACCTTTATTGAAGTTGGCATTTGGGTTTTCATGACTTACTATGTTGTAGGCTTCGAATCCAACATTGAAAG GTTTGTCAAGCAGTACTTTTTGCTCCTATGCGTAAATCAGACAGCTTCAGGACTCTTCCGACTAATGGGTGCACTTGGAAGGAATATAATTGTTGCAAACACATTTGGTTCATTTGCTAACCTTACAGTCCTTGTTCTGGGTGGATTTATCTTATCAAGAG ATGATGTTAAGAAATGGTGGTTATGGGGTTATTGGTTCTCACCAATGATGTATGGGCAGAATGCTTTAGCAGTGAATGAATTTCTCGGCAAGAGCTGGGGTCAT GTCCCTCCTAATTCCACAGAACCATTAGGTGTTGTAATCTTGAAGTCTCGTGGCCTTTTCCCTAATGCATATTGGTATTGGATTGGAGTAGGAGCTTTGCTCGGATATGTTCTTCTattcaatttcctttttacCGTGGCTCTGAAGTATCTTGACC CATTTGGGAAGCCTCAGGCAATATTATCCGAAGAGGCCTTGGCTAAGAAAAATGCTTGCAAAACTGAGGAGCCTGTGGAGTTATCATCCGGAGTACAGAGCTCTTATG ACAGAGGGAATGAAAGCCATAGAAATGTATCATTCAGGACTTTGTCTGCAAGAGTAAGAAGCTTCAATGAAGCAGATCAGAATAGAAAGCGGGGAATGATTCTTCCTTTTGAACCTCACTCCATCACTTTTGATGATATCAGATACGCATTAGACATGCCACAG GAAATGAAAGCTCAAGGTATTCCTGATGATCGGCTAGAATTTTTGAAGGGTGTGAGTGGTGCTTTTAGGCCAGGAGTCCTCACAGCCCTAATGGGTGTCAGTGGTGCTGGCAAGACCACTCTAATGGATGTTTTGGCCGGAAGGAAAACAGGTGGATACGTCAGTGGTAGTATCACAATATCTGGGTACCCAAAGAACCAAGAAACTTTTGCTCGCATTTCAGGATACTGTGAGCAAACTGATATCCACTCACCTCACGTTACAGTCTACGAGTCCTTAGTTTATTCTGCTTGGCTTAGATTGCCGCCTGAGGTTGATTCTGATACTAGAAAG ATGTTTGTGGAGGAAGTAATGGAACTTGTGGAGCTGAATCCAATAAGGGAAGCACTTGTCGGATTGCCTGGTGTGAGTGGACTGTCGACTGAACAAAGGAAAAGGCTAACCATTGCAGTGGAGCTTGTTGCAAATCCATCTATAATATTTATGGATGAGCCAACTTCTGGTTTAGATGCTAGGGCAGCAGCAATAGTAATGAGAACAGTGAGGAACACGGTGGACACAGGACGAACCGTGGTTTGCACAATTCACCAGCCAAGCATTGATATTTTTGATGCCTTTGATGAG CTACTCCTGATGAAACGGGGAGGTGAAGAGATATATGTTGGTCCATTAGGCCGCCATTGTTCCCAACTGATCAAGTACTTTGAG GGAATTGATGGAGTACCTAAGATTAAAGAGGGTTACAATCCTGCAACTTGGATGTTAGAAGTTACAACACCAGCACAAGAAGCAGCTCTTGGAATCAACTTCGCCAAAGTGTACAAAAATTCTGAGTTATACAA GGGAAACAAAGAGATGATCAAGGAACTAAGCATACCTCCCCCGGGTTCAAAAAATCTATACTTTCAAACCAGATATTCACAGTCTTTCTTCACACAGTGCATGGCTTGTCTGTGGAAGCAGCATCTCTCATATTGGCGAAACCCACCGTACACCGCAGTGAGACTTTTCTTCACAACTTTTATAGCTTTGATGTTTGGGACAATTTTCTGGGATATAGGCTCCAAAAG AGCAAACCGACAAGATCTCTTTAATGCAATGGGCTCAATGTATGCTGCTATTCTCTTTCTTGGGGTACAAAATGCAACATCAGTGCAGCCGGTTGTGGCTGTTGAGAGAACTGTCTTTTATAGAGAAAGAGCTGCGGGCATGTATTCAGCTTTGCCATACGCCTTTGGCCAG GTTGTGATTGAGCTGCCTCACATCTTCATACAGGCTGTTATATACGGGGTAATAGTATATGCCATGATTGGATTTGACTGGACAGTCAGCAAGTTTTTGTGGTACCTCCTCTTCATGTACCTCACATTTTTATACTTCACGTTGTACGGGATGATGACTGTGGCCGTAACTCCAAACCATAACATTGCTGCCATCATTGCCTCCGCCTTCTATGTATTATGGAACCTTTTTTCAGGATTTATCATTCCTCGACCT AGGATGCCAATTTGGTGGAGATGGTACTGTTGGATATGCCCCGTCTCGTGGACACTGTATGGACTTGTTGCTTCCCAATTTGGAGATGTGAATGACACATTTGATTCTGGCCAGAAGGTAGGAGATTTTGTGAAGGATTATTTTGGGTATGATCACGATATGTTAGGAGTCGTTGCAGTAGTACATGTGGGATTGGTTGTGCTCTTCGGCTTCACCTTTGCGTATTCAATCAAGGCGTTCAACTTCCAACATAGATGA